In Rhodoferax koreense, a genomic segment contains:
- a CDS encoding ABC transporter ATP-binding protein encodes MSFLQLRGVEKIFGDHKVIKGVNLDIEKNEFIVFVGPSGCGKSTLLRMIAGLESIDGGSLHVDGRDITHLPSSQRELAMVFQSYALYPHMTVYDNMSFALKLAKVPADEIRRKVEDAADKLNLTPYLKRTPKELSGGQRQRVAIGRAIVRAPKIFLFDEPLSNLDAALRGQTRVEISKLHRALGVTTIYVTHDQVEAMTLADRVVVLRDGMVEQVGAPLELYDKPANQFVAQFIGMPSMNIVKAAQLSQFGALAGQAANRVPADGLIGVRPEGVRVLPVGSAGVPGKVELIEALGADTLIHVDVMGTPMISRQAERTHLHIGDPVSLEFDLNTLHGFDKAGRMVSLA; translated from the coding sequence ATGTCTTTCCTCCAACTCCGCGGCGTCGAGAAGATCTTCGGCGACCACAAGGTCATCAAGGGCGTGAACCTCGACATCGAGAAAAACGAGTTCATCGTCTTCGTCGGCCCGTCGGGCTGTGGCAAGTCCACGCTGCTGCGCATGATCGCCGGGCTCGAATCGATCGACGGTGGCTCGCTGCATGTCGATGGCCGCGACATCACGCACCTGCCGTCGAGCCAGCGCGAACTGGCCATGGTGTTCCAGAGTTATGCGCTGTACCCGCACATGACGGTGTACGACAACATGTCCTTCGCGCTGAAGCTGGCCAAGGTGCCGGCCGACGAGATCCGCCGCAAGGTGGAGGACGCGGCCGACAAGCTCAACCTCACGCCCTACCTCAAGCGCACCCCCAAGGAACTCTCCGGCGGTCAGCGCCAGCGTGTGGCCATCGGCCGGGCCATCGTGCGCGCGCCCAAGATCTTCCTGTTCGACGAGCCCTTGTCCAACCTCGATGCCGCGCTGCGCGGCCAGACCCGCGTTGAGATTTCCAAGCTGCACCGCGCGCTGGGCGTGACCACCATCTACGTGACCCATGACCAGGTCGAGGCCATGACGCTGGCCGACCGCGTGGTGGTGCTGCGCGACGGCATGGTGGAGCAGGTCGGTGCGCCGCTGGAGCTCTATGACAAGCCGGCGAACCAGTTCGTCGCGCAGTTCATCGGCATGCCGTCGATGAACATCGTCAAGGCCGCGCAGCTGTCGCAGTTCGGCGCGCTCGCCGGCCAGGCCGCCAACCGCGTGCCGGCCGACGGCCTGATCGGCGTGCGGCCCGAAGGCGTGCGCGTGCTGCCCGTGGGCAGCGCGGGCGTGCCGGGCAAGGTCGAACTGATCGAGGCGCTCGGCGCCGACACGCTGATCCACGTCGACGTGATGGGCACGCCGATGATCTCGCGCCAGGCCGAACGCACGCACCTGCACATCGGCGATCCGGTGTCCCTCGAGTTCGACCTCAACACCCTGCATGGCTTCGACAAGGCCGGCCGCATGGTCTCGCTGGCCTGA
- the dalD gene encoding D-arabinitol 4-dehydrogenase, whose amino-acid sequence MSANENLVILHLGVGSFHRAHQAVYLHHLRRSGDTRWSLAGGNTRPDMPEVMAALAAQGGAYTLETVTPQNQRSYERIASIQRIVPYEPSLAGLIDIGADPATRIISFTVTEAGYYLDAHDALDLSIPDLAADLARARRGEPGSCIYAALTAILRARMARGGGPVTLLNCDNLRHNGQRVRGGLLSFIQLAGDDALHAWVLANTTCPNAMVDRITPRPAPDLRARVKAATGWDDAAPIMGESFIQWVIEDDFANGRPAWETVGVQMVDSVAPFEEAKIRLLNATHSCIAWAGTLAGYQYIHEGTHDARIRQMAFDYTTKDVIPCLDTPAHPSPLDLAAYRDTVLDRFGNPAIQDTNQRVAADGFSKLPGFIAPTVRECLARGASIDAVAMLPALFLAFLQRWHKGQLAYAYQDQAMEPAVAHAICDAPDPVVALAGNVSFWAELAGDARLVAALQAASVRVDHFIGSAA is encoded by the coding sequence ATGTCCGCCAACGAAAACCTCGTGATCCTGCACCTGGGCGTGGGCTCGTTCCACCGCGCCCACCAGGCCGTCTACCTGCACCATCTGCGCCGAAGCGGCGACACCCGTTGGTCGCTGGCCGGCGGCAACACCCGGCCCGACATGCCCGAGGTCATGGCCGCGCTCGCGGCCCAGGGCGGCGCCTACACGCTGGAGACGGTCACGCCGCAGAACCAGCGCAGCTACGAACGCATCGCGTCGATCCAAAGGATCGTGCCGTACGAGCCGAGCCTGGCCGGCCTGATCGACATCGGCGCCGATCCTGCCACGCGCATCATCTCGTTCACCGTCACCGAGGCGGGCTATTACCTCGACGCCCATGACGCGCTCGACTTGAGCATTCCCGACCTGGCCGCCGACCTGGCACGTGCACGCAGGGGCGAGCCCGGCAGCTGCATCTATGCCGCGCTCACCGCCATCCTGCGCGCGCGCATGGCCCGGGGCGGTGGTCCGGTCACGCTACTGAATTGCGACAACCTGCGCCACAACGGCCAGCGGGTGCGTGGCGGCCTGCTGTCGTTCATCCAACTCGCGGGCGACGATGCGCTGCATGCCTGGGTGCTGGCCAACACCACCTGCCCCAACGCCATGGTCGACCGCATCACGCCGCGTCCGGCCCCGGACCTGCGTGCGCGCGTGAAGGCCGCCACCGGCTGGGACGATGCCGCGCCCATCATGGGCGAATCCTTCATCCAGTGGGTGATCGAGGACGACTTCGCCAACGGCCGCCCGGCCTGGGAAACGGTGGGCGTGCAGATGGTGGATTCGGTGGCGCCGTTCGAAGAGGCGAAGATCCGCCTGCTCAACGCCACGCACAGCTGCATCGCCTGGGCCGGCACCCTGGCAGGCTACCAGTACATCCACGAAGGCACGCACGATGCGCGCATCCGCCAGATGGCCTTCGACTACACCACGAAGGATGTGATCCCCTGCCTGGATACGCCCGCGCACCCGAGCCCGCTCGACCTGGCGGCCTACCGCGACACCGTGCTCGACCGCTTCGGCAACCCGGCCATCCAGGACACCAACCAGCGCGTGGCCGCCGACGGCTTCTCCAAGCTGCCCGGCTTCATCGCGCCCACCGTGCGCGAGTGCCTGGCCCGCGGCGCCAGCATCGACGCCGTGGCCATGCTGCCGGCGCTGTTCCTGGCCTTCCTGCAGCGCTGGCACAAGGGGCAACTTGCCTACGCCTACCAGGACCAAGCCATGGAGCCGGCCGTGGCCCATGCGATCTGCGACGCGCCGGATCCGGTGGTGGCCCTCGCGGGCAACGTGAGTTTCTGGGCCGAACTGGCGGGTGATGCACGGCTGGTGGCGGCGCTGCAGGCCGCCAGCGTGCGTGTCGACCACTTCATCGGGAGCGCAGCATGA
- a CDS encoding L-iditol 2-dehydrogenase produces MNAPQRLIGEHALITGTAGGIGLAATIAFLREGARCTAVDLAPTLSPELQVLQAQYPEHFQYVAADVSRQDSIDAMVAAARARFGTVTTLLNNAAVFSLGPLLEITEKQYDVIFDVNVKGMFFVMQAVLRQMVADGCKGSIINLASQAGRRGEALVAHYCASKAAVISYTQSAALAMAPHGIRVNGIAPGVIDTPMWKDVDAQFAKAEGLQIGEKKKAVGLAVPLGRMGDPADVARAAVFLASAEASYITAQTLNVDGGNVMN; encoded by the coding sequence ATGAATGCACCACAGCGACTCATCGGCGAGCACGCTTTGATCACCGGCACGGCCGGCGGCATCGGCCTGGCCGCCACCATCGCCTTTCTCCGCGAAGGGGCGCGCTGCACCGCGGTGGACCTCGCACCCACGCTGTCGCCCGAACTGCAGGTGCTGCAGGCGCAGTACCCCGAGCACTTCCAGTACGTGGCCGCCGACGTGTCGCGCCAGGACAGCATCGACGCCATGGTGGCCGCCGCCCGCGCGCGCTTCGGCACCGTGACCACGCTGCTCAACAACGCGGCCGTGTTCAGCCTGGGCCCGCTGCTGGAGATCACCGAGAAACAATACGACGTGATCTTCGACGTGAACGTCAAAGGCATGTTCTTCGTGATGCAGGCGGTGCTGCGGCAGATGGTGGCCGATGGCTGCAAGGGCAGCATCATCAACCTGGCCTCGCAGGCCGGACGGCGCGGCGAGGCGCTGGTGGCGCATTACTGCGCGAGCAAGGCGGCGGTGATCAGCTACACCCAATCGGCCGCGCTGGCGATGGCGCCGCACGGCATCCGGGTCAACGGCATTGCGCCCGGCGTGATCGACACGCCGATGTGGAAGGATGTGGACGCGCAGTTCGCCAAGGCCGAGGGCCTGCAGATCGGCGAGAAGAAAAAGGCCGTCGGCCTGGCCGTGCCGCTCGGCCGCATGGGCGATCCGGCCGACGTGGCGCGCGCAGCGGTTTTCCTGGCCAGCGCCGAGGCTTCGTACATCACCGCGCAGACGCTCAACGTGGACGGTGGTAATGTGATGAACTGA
- a CDS encoding AraC family transcriptional regulator, whose protein sequence is MASLRQRTREPELEHDLGRDPMLGYEPRESHGSLRYLEHGIPTPLVRWHQHEEYELHLIVQTRGKLFVGDYIGHFEPGNLVLTGPRLPHNWISSDPPAEGVLLRDMVLQFTDAPLRRASAEIGELQGLLPLLERARHGIEFFGVSELAREALTRIKNSHGLARFGEFLMFVDRLASCTDYRLLSTVQMQSFDDDASLDQISGIVAFLTEHSAEQFTMAEVSARVNMSESQFSRYFRRATGNTFTDFVNHLRINRACQLLMETDRYVSNVCYDVGFNNVANFNRRFLQIKGMTPKDFRKQAEGRFK, encoded by the coding sequence ATGGCCAGCCTGCGCCAACGCACCCGTGAACCCGAGCTGGAGCACGACCTCGGCCGCGACCCGATGCTGGGTTACGAGCCGCGCGAAAGCCATGGCAGCCTGCGTTACCTGGAGCATGGCATTCCCACGCCGCTGGTGCGCTGGCACCAGCACGAGGAATACGAGCTGCACCTGATCGTGCAGACGCGGGGCAAGCTGTTCGTGGGCGACTACATCGGCCATTTCGAGCCCGGCAACCTGGTGCTCACCGGTCCGCGCCTGCCGCACAACTGGATCTCGAGCGATCCCCCGGCCGAGGGCGTGCTGCTGCGCGACATGGTGCTGCAGTTCACCGACGCCCCGCTGCGCCGCGCGAGCGCCGAGATCGGCGAACTGCAGGGCCTGCTGCCGCTGCTCGAACGCGCGCGCCACGGCATCGAGTTCTTCGGCGTGAGCGAACTCGCGCGCGAGGCGTTGACACGCATCAAGAACAGCCACGGCCTGGCCCGCTTCGGCGAGTTCCTGATGTTCGTCGACAGGCTGGCCAGCTGCACCGACTACCGGCTATTGTCCACCGTGCAGATGCAGAGCTTCGACGACGACGCCTCGCTGGACCAGATCAGCGGCATCGTGGCCTTCCTCACCGAACACAGCGCCGAACAGTTCACCATGGCCGAGGTTTCGGCGCGGGTGAACATGAGCGAGAGCCAGTTCTCGCGCTATTTCCGCCGCGCCACCGGCAACACCTTCACCGATTTCGTGAACCATCTGCGCATCAACCGCGCCTGCCAGCTGCTGATGGAGACCGACCGCTACGTGAGCAACGTCTGCTACGACGTGGGCTTCAACAACGTGGCGAACTTCAACCGGCGCTTCCTGCAGATCAAAGGCATGACGCCCAAGGACTTCCGCAAGCAGGCCGAAGGCCGATTTAAATGA
- the xylB gene encoding xylulokinase, with the protein MYLGLDLGTSDLKALLLADDHRVVATAHAPLTVQQPRPLWSEQQPEAWWEALVSVMNQLASSHGEVLRTVRAVGLSGQMHGAVLLDAQSRVLRPAILWNDGRSGAACAALEQAVPDQAQITGNLAMPGFTAPKLWWLREHEPEVFQRTAKVLLPKDYLRVRMTGEAVSDCSDASGTLWLDVAARRWSPRLLEACGLDESQMPRLVEGSEVSAGLSPAFAARWGLRAGTPVAGGGGDNAASAIGMGVVAPGQGFVSLGTSGVVFLATDRFRPNPAQAVHAFCHALPQRWHQMAVMLSAASAVRWATHLLGFANEAAMLQAAATLSPADRAQAPLFLPYLSGERSPHNNPDAKGVLFGLTHGHDKAAVAYAVAEGVGFGLCDGWRTLSTAAPVPALSVVGGGGRSAWWVQLLADILAVPMEVLEGAATGAALGAARLAWLADGGQAAEVCLSPPVQRRFEPMPQTPEMVARYRRFEALYGALKVSFSAD; encoded by the coding sequence ATGTACCTCGGACTAGACCTCGGCACTTCCGATCTCAAGGCGCTCTTGCTCGCCGACGACCACCGCGTCGTCGCGACCGCCCACGCCCCGCTGACGGTGCAGCAGCCGCGCCCGCTGTGGTCCGAACAGCAACCCGAGGCCTGGTGGGAGGCGCTGGTCTCGGTGATGAACCAGCTGGCTTCCAGCCATGGTGAAGTGTTGAGGACCGTGCGCGCGGTCGGCCTGTCGGGCCAGATGCACGGCGCGGTGCTGCTCGACGCGCAGTCGCGTGTGCTGCGGCCGGCCATCCTGTGGAACGACGGCCGCAGCGGTGCGGCCTGCGCGGCGCTGGAGCAGGCCGTGCCCGACCAGGCGCAGATAACCGGCAACCTGGCCATGCCGGGCTTCACCGCGCCCAAGCTGTGGTGGCTGCGCGAACACGAGCCGGAGGTTTTCCAACGCACGGCCAAGGTGTTGCTGCCCAAGGACTATCTGCGCGTGCGCATGACCGGCGAGGCGGTGAGCGACTGCTCCGACGCGTCCGGCACGCTGTGGCTCGACGTGGCGGCACGGCGCTGGTCGCCGCGTTTGCTCGAAGCCTGTGGGCTCGACGAATCCCAGATGCCGCGGCTGGTCGAAGGCAGCGAGGTTTCGGCCGGCCTGTCGCCGGCCTTCGCCGCGCGCTGGGGCCTGCGTGCCGGTACGCCCGTGGCCGGCGGCGGCGGCGACAATGCGGCCAGCGCCATCGGCATGGGCGTGGTTGCGCCAGGCCAGGGTTTCGTGTCGCTCGGCACCTCTGGGGTGGTGTTCCTGGCCACCGACCGCTTCCGCCCCAACCCCGCCCAGGCCGTGCACGCCTTCTGCCATGCGCTGCCGCAGCGCTGGCACCAGATGGCGGTGATGCTGTCCGCTGCCAGCGCGGTGCGCTGGGCCACCCATCTGCTGGGCTTCGCCAACGAAGCGGCGATGCTGCAGGCCGCGGCCACATTGAGCCCCGCGGACCGTGCGCAGGCGCCGCTGTTTCTGCCCTACCTCTCGGGTGAGCGTTCACCGCACAACAACCCGGACGCCAAGGGCGTGTTGTTCGGCCTGACGCACGGCCACGACAAGGCCGCCGTGGCCTACGCCGTGGCCGAAGGCGTGGGCTTCGGTCTGTGCGACGGCTGGCGCACGCTGTCGACCGCGGCACCGGTGCCCGCGCTGTCGGTCGTCGGCGGCGGCGGGCGCAGCGCCTGGTGGGTGCAGCTGCTGGCCGACATCCTGGCCGTGCCGATGGAGGTGCTCGAAGGCGCGGCGACGGGCGCGGCGCTCGGTGCGGCACGCCTGGCCTGGCTGGCCGACGGTGGCCAGGCCGCCGAGGTCTGCCTGAGTCCGCCGGTGCAGCGCCGTTTCGAACCCATGCCTCAGACGCCGGAGATGGTGGCGCGGTATCGGCGCTTCGAGGCCTTGTATGGGGCGTTGAAGGTCAGTTTTTCGGCCGATTAG
- a CDS encoding HAD-IIB family hydrolase codes for MRPLADWPLAARRHIVGVMTDIDDTLTTDGAITPDALRALADLRAAGLHVLAITGRSTGWSEPFATAWPVDAIVAENGAVLLQMSSQIGLQRLQDGREALSKTYLQDEATRRVNFARMRRVAERLRREVPAARLAEDSWGRETDMAVDHNECHTLPPEAIAQVVAIMRAEGMHATVSSIHINGWFGTHDKLEGARWAVRTLYGRNLDAELDRWVYVGDSSNDQLMFQTLPHAVGVANVRRFASSLQHLPRYITEAERGAGFAEVARAVLEAA; via the coding sequence ATGCGGCCCCTGGCTGACTGGCCGCTCGCGGCACGCCGCCACATCGTCGGCGTGATGACCGACATCGACGACACGCTCACCACCGACGGCGCGATCACGCCCGATGCGCTGCGGGCGCTGGCCGATCTGCGCGCGGCCGGGTTGCACGTGCTGGCGATCACCGGCCGCTCGACGGGCTGGAGCGAACCCTTCGCCACCGCCTGGCCGGTGGACGCCATCGTGGCGGAAAACGGCGCCGTGCTGCTGCAGATGTCAAGCCAAATCGGCCTCCAGCGCTTACAAGACGGGCGTGAGGCGCTATCAAAAACATACCTCCAGGATGAAGCAACGCGCCGGGTCAACTTCGCGCGCATGCGGCGCGTGGCCGAACGGCTGCGGCGCGAGGTGCCGGCCGCGCGGCTGGCCGAGGACTCCTGGGGCCGCGAGACCGACATGGCCGTCGACCACAACGAATGCCACACGCTGCCACCCGAAGCCATCGCGCAGGTGGTGGCCATCATGCGCGCCGAAGGCATGCATGCCACGGTCAGCAGCATCCACATCAACGGCTGGTTCGGCACGCACGACAAGCTCGAAGGCGCACGCTGGGCTGTGCGCACGCTGTACGGCCGCAATCTGGACGCGGAGCTCGACCGCTGGGTCTATGTCGGCGACTCGAGCAACGACCAGTTGATGTTCCAGACGCTGCCCCATGCCGTGGGCGTGGCCAATGTGCGCCGCTTCGCAAGCAGCCTGCAGCACCTGCCGCGCTACATCACAGAGGCTGAACGCGGCGCGGGTTTCGCCGAAGTGGCGCGGGCCGTGCTCGAAGCCGCTTAG
- a CDS encoding peptide chain release factor 3: MSFALETRRRRTFAIISHPDAGKTTLTEKLLLFSGAIQIAGSVKARKASRHATSDWMEIEKQRGISVASSVMQMLYRDHVINLLDTPGHKDFSEDTYRVLTAVDSALMVIDAANGVEAQTRRLIEVCRQRDTPIITFVNKMDREVREPLDILDEIERELGMPCVPMTWPVGQGKTFGGIMNLRTQTMTVFDSGQERLPQDFETIPLADRDTLLKRFGYEFETAEQSMELAAGASPAWDREAFLAGKQTPVFFGSGVNNFGVMEVLDALVDLAPSPQPRTSTTLVNRQPVTKEIQPEDPNFAGVVFKVQANMDANHRDRIAFVRMASGKYTPGMKLKVQRTAKELRPTSVVTFLSQRREAVDEAYAGDIIGFTTHGGVQLGDTITDGASLQFTGLPFFAPELFMTVVLKNPLRTKQLQQGLAQLGEEGAIQVFRPSVGGPMLLGAVGQLQFEVVQHRLKAEYDADVRLEGCQYTGARWITADTPAELRAFTDAYPMRMAQDAADTLAYLCTSPYDVRLAQERFPKIHFHPLREHAGLALQSAG; encoded by the coding sequence TTGTCGTTCGCCCTCGAGACCCGCCGCCGTCGCACCTTTGCGATCATTTCCCACCCGGACGCGGGTAAAACCACGCTCACCGAAAAACTGCTGCTGTTCTCGGGCGCGATCCAGATCGCCGGCTCGGTGAAAGCGCGCAAGGCCAGCCGCCACGCCACCTCGGACTGGATGGAAATCGAGAAGCAGCGCGGCATCTCGGTGGCCAGCTCGGTGATGCAGATGCTGTACCGCGACCACGTCATCAACCTGCTCGACACGCCCGGCCACAAGGACTTCTCGGAAGATACCTACCGCGTGCTGACCGCCGTGGACTCGGCGCTGATGGTGATCGACGCGGCCAACGGCGTGGAGGCGCAGACGCGCCGCCTGATCGAGGTCTGCCGACAGCGCGACACGCCGATCATCACCTTCGTCAACAAGATGGACCGCGAAGTGCGCGAGCCGCTCGACATCCTCGACGAGATCGAGCGCGAGCTCGGCATGCCGTGCGTGCCCATGACCTGGCCGGTCGGCCAGGGCAAGACCTTCGGCGGCATCATGAACCTGCGCACGCAGACCATGACGGTGTTCGACTCCGGCCAGGAGCGGCTGCCGCAGGATTTCGAAACCATCCCGCTGGCCGACCGCGACACGCTGCTCAAGCGCTTCGGCTACGAGTTCGAGACCGCCGAGCAGAGCATGGAACTCGCCGCCGGCGCCTCGCCCGCCTGGGACCGCGAGGCCTTCCTGGCCGGCAAGCAGACGCCGGTCTTCTTCGGCTCCGGCGTGAACAACTTCGGGGTGATGGAAGTGCTGGACGCGCTGGTCGACCTGGCACCATCGCCGCAGCCACGCACCAGCACCACGCTCGTCAACCGCCAGCCGGTGACCAAGGAAATCCAGCCCGAAGACCCGAACTTTGCCGGCGTGGTGTTCAAGGTGCAGGCCAACATGGACGCCAACCACCGCGACCGCATCGCCTTCGTGCGCATGGCCTCGGGCAAGTACACGCCGGGCATGAAGCTCAAGGTGCAGCGCACCGCCAAGGAACTGCGGCCGACCTCGGTCGTGACCTTCCTGTCGCAGCGCCGCGAAGCCGTGGACGAGGCCTATGCCGGCGACATCATCGGCTTCACCACGCACGGCGGCGTGCAGTTGGGCGACACCATCACCGACGGCGCCAGCCTGCAGTTCACCGGCCTGCCCTTCTTCGCGCCCGAGTTGTTCATGACCGTGGTGCTGAAGAACCCGCTGCGGACCAAGCAACTGCAGCAGGGCCTGGCGCAACTGGGCGAAGAAGGCGCGATCCAGGTGTTCCGTCCCAGCGTCGGCGGGCCGATGCTGCTCGGTGCCGTGGGCCAGCTGCAGTTCGAAGTCGTGCAGCACCGCCTCAAGGCCGAATACGACGCCGACGTGCGCCTCGAAGGCTGCCAGTACACCGGCGCGCGCTGGATCACCGCCGACACCCCGGCTGAACTGCGCGCCTTCACCGACGCCTATCCGATGCGCATGGCGCAGGATGCGGCCGACACCCTGGCCTACCTGTGCACCTCGCCCTACGACGTGCGGCTGGCGCAGGAACGCTTTCCCAAGATCCATTTCCATCCGCTGCGCGAGCACGCGGGGCTGGCGCTGCAGTCCGCGGGCTGA
- a CDS encoding MBL fold metallo-hydrolase: protein MTNPSSLPAGVTVLERGWLSANNILVQGRSGAALVDSGYCTHAPQTVALVAHALGGRPLDLLLNTHLHSDHCGGNAALQAAYPAMQTHIPPGQAAFVADWNPEALSYTPTGQNCPRFHFEAVLQPGNEIRLGDLAWQVHAAPGHDHHSVILFEPASKLLLSADALWEAGFGVVFPELDGIAAMDEVAATLDLIERLAPATVVPGHGKVFTDVQRSLAFARKRLEGFIGDPKKHANHAAKVLLKFKLLELQRVEYAALQCWVAETPYLQTLRRRFFDDAPAESWLHGLLLELVRVGAVRREADWVVDA, encoded by the coding sequence ATGACGAATCCCTCTTCATTGCCGGCCGGCGTCACCGTCCTGGAACGCGGCTGGCTCTCCGCCAACAACATCCTGGTGCAGGGCCGCTCGGGCGCTGCGCTCGTCGACAGCGGCTACTGCACCCATGCGCCACAGACCGTGGCGCTCGTGGCCCACGCGCTGGGCGGCCGGCCGCTCGACCTGCTGCTCAACACCCACCTGCACAGCGACCACTGCGGCGGCAATGCCGCGCTGCAGGCCGCGTATCCGGCCATGCAGACCCACATCCCACCGGGCCAGGCCGCCTTCGTGGCCGATTGGAACCCCGAGGCGCTGAGCTACACGCCGACCGGGCAGAACTGCCCGCGATTCCACTTCGAAGCCGTGCTGCAGCCCGGCAACGAGATCCGCCTCGGCGACCTGGCCTGGCAGGTCCATGCCGCACCGGGCCATGACCACCATTCGGTGATCCTGTTCGAGCCCGCGTCGAAACTGCTGCTGTCGGCCGACGCCCTGTGGGAAGCCGGCTTCGGCGTGGTGTTCCCCGAGCTCGACGGCATCGCCGCGATGGACGAGGTCGCGGCCACGCTCGACCTCATCGAGCGCCTGGCACCGGCCACCGTCGTGCCGGGCCACGGCAAGGTGTTCACCGACGTGCAGCGTTCGCTGGCCTTCGCACGCAAACGGCTGGAAGGCTTCATCGGCGATCCGAAGAAGCACGCCAACCACGCCGCCAAGGTGCTGTTGAAGTTCAAGCTGCTCGAACTGCAGCGGGTGGAATATGCCGCGCTGCAGTGCTGGGTGGCCGAGACACCCTACCTGCAGACGCTGCGGCGGCGTTTCTTCGACGACGCACCGGCCGAGTCCTGGCTGCACGGCCTGCTGCTCGAGCTCGTGCGCGTGGGCGCGGTGCGGCGAGAGGCCGACTGGGTGGTCGACGCGTAG
- a CDS encoding AMP-binding protein, whose translation MQNRIWLQNYPANVAHEVDVHQFGSLTQLLEQSFKKHAASPFSVCLEHWMSFGELDKLSAALGAWLQSRGLAPGARVAIMLPNIPQFAVAMAAVIRAGYTCVNVNPLYTPRELEHQLVDSGATAIVILENFAKVLEAVIERTAVRHVVMAAMGDLLGFAYGHWITFAVRHIAKMVPAYQLPLAGGITVTPFNRAVGEGAAMPLKAVPATLDDVAFLQYTGGTTGLSKGAVLTHRNIVAATLQSEAWFSPALERVGDARKINSIAALPLYHIFALNLCFLAIRLGSHMTLIPNPRDIGKFIRTLKKRPFHLLPAVNTLFNALLNHPDFKTVDFSHLCVTQAGGMAASEGTARLWLETTGCPMVEGWGMSETCAIGTNNPVLAKHFSGTIGLPLPGIDMVIKDDEGFSLGPGDPGEICIAGPNVTPGYYNQPEENARAFTSDGYLRTGDIGVMDERGYFRIVDRKKDMILVSGFNVFPNELENVISLCPGVMECAAIGVADAAQGEAIKVFVVRRDPALTEADVLAYCHANLTGYKRPKSIEFRENLPKSNVGKILRRELRIGR comes from the coding sequence ATGCAAAACAGGATCTGGCTGCAGAATTACCCCGCGAACGTGGCGCACGAGGTGGACGTCCACCAGTTCGGCTCGTTGACGCAGTTGCTCGAGCAATCGTTCAAGAAGCATGCCGCCAGCCCGTTTTCCGTGTGCCTCGAGCACTGGATGAGTTTCGGCGAACTCGACAAGCTCTCGGCCGCGCTCGGCGCCTGGTTGCAATCCCGGGGCCTGGCGCCGGGCGCGCGCGTGGCGATCATGCTGCCCAACATTCCGCAGTTCGCGGTGGCCATGGCCGCGGTGATCCGCGCAGGCTACACCTGCGTGAACGTGAATCCGCTGTACACGCCGCGCGAACTCGAGCACCAGCTCGTCGATTCCGGCGCCACCGCGATCGTGATCCTGGAGAATTTTGCCAAGGTGCTCGAGGCCGTGATCGAACGCACGGCCGTGCGGCACGTGGTGATGGCGGCCATGGGCGATCTGCTCGGCTTCGCCTACGGCCACTGGATCACCTTCGCCGTGCGCCACATCGCCAAGATGGTGCCGGCCTACCAGTTGCCGCTGGCCGGCGGCATCACGGTGACGCCGTTCAACCGCGCGGTCGGCGAAGGGGCGGCGATGCCGCTCAAGGCGGTGCCGGCCACGCTCGACGACGTGGCCTTCCTGCAATACACCGGCGGCACGACCGGCCTGTCCAAGGGCGCGGTGCTCACCCACCGCAACATCGTGGCCGCCACGCTGCAGTCCGAGGCCTGGTTTTCACCGGCACTGGAGCGCGTGGGCGACGCCCGCAAGATCAACAGCATCGCCGCGCTGCCGCTCTACCACATCTTCGCGCTGAACCTGTGTTTCCTGGCGATCCGGCTCGGCTCGCACATGACGCTGATCCCGAACCCGCGCGACATCGGCAAGTTCATCCGCACGCTCAAGAAACGGCCGTTCCACCTGCTGCCCGCGGTCAACACCCTGTTCAACGCGCTGTTGAACCATCCAGATTTCAAGACGGTGGATTTTTCGCACCTGTGCGTCACCCAGGCCGGTGGCATGGCGGCCTCCGAAGGCACGGCCCGGCTGTGGCTCGAAACCACGGGCTGCCCGATGGTCGAAGGCTGGGGCATGAGCGAGACCTGCGCCATCGGCACCAACAACCCGGTGCTCGCCAAGCACTTCAGCGGCACCATCGGCCTGCCGCTGCCCGGCATCGACATGGTCATCAAGGACGATGAAGGCTTTTCGCTCGGGCCGGGCGATCCTGGCGAAATCTGCATCGCCGGCCCCAACGTCACGCCGGGCTACTACAACCAGCCCGAAGAGAACGCGCGCGCCTTCACCAGCGACGGCTACCTGCGCACCGGCGACATCGGCGTGATGGACGAGCGCGGCTATTTCAGGATCGTCGACCGCAAGAAGGACATGATCCTGGTCAGCGGCTTCAACGTGTTCCCGAACGAGCTGGAGAACGTGATCTCGCTGTGCCCCGGCGTGATGGAGTGCGCGGCCATCGGCGTGGCCGACGCAGCCCAGGGCGAGGCCATCAAGGTGTTCGTGGTGCGGCGCGATCCGGCCCTGACCGAAGCCGACGTCCTGGCCTATTGCCACGCCAACCTTACCGGGTACAAGCGGCCGAAAAGCATCGAGTTCCGGGAAAACCTGCCCAAGAGCAACGTGGGCAAGATCCTGCGCCGCGAACTGCGCATCGGCAGATAA